In Myxococcales bacterium, one genomic interval encodes:
- a CDS encoding site-specific DNA-methyltransferase, with protein sequence MRNREPVLARDLEREVTALNDRRAFGLNFERHVPEAVELPGRPVRKGDKVRVLAPRGKAPKKADEKLWRVVALDRAAGKARLEAVVVDAEGGDQLALAKVEAGPENITAAVDDLVVVAGFRDAIYPGLVSTGKVERGGDKPFHTVINAENFHALKALTFTHRGKVDCIYIDPPYNTGAKDWKYNNDYVEGDDLYRHSKWLAFMERRLLLAKELLNPDDSALIVTIDEKEYLRLGLLLEQVFPGANISMVSSIVTAARTPRRASDRGSANCTHGTTAKQGRARGGSAGVAGERGERCEV encoded by the coding sequence TTGCGAAACCGAGAACCGGTCCTGGCGCGGGACCTCGAACGCGAGGTAACCGCGCTAAACGACCGGCGCGCGTTCGGGCTGAACTTCGAGCGGCACGTGCCGGAGGCGGTGGAGCTGCCCGGGCGGCCCGTTCGCAAGGGTGACAAGGTGCGTGTGCTGGCGCCGCGTGGGAAGGCCCCGAAGAAGGCGGACGAGAAGCTGTGGCGAGTCGTCGCGCTCGACCGCGCCGCGGGCAAGGCGCGGTTGGAGGCGGTGGTGGTGGACGCGGAGGGCGGCGATCAGCTCGCCCTCGCGAAGGTCGAAGCGGGACCCGAGAACATCACGGCCGCAGTCGACGATCTCGTCGTAGTCGCCGGCTTCCGCGACGCGATCTACCCGGGCCTGGTGTCCACCGGGAAGGTGGAGCGCGGCGGCGACAAGCCGTTCCACACCGTGATCAACGCCGAGAACTTCCACGCCCTCAAGGCCCTCACCTTCACCCACCGCGGCAAGGTCGACTGCATCTACATCGACCCGCCGTACAACACGGGCGCGAAGGACTGGAAGTACAACAACGACTACGTCGAGGGCGACGACCTGTATCGCCACTCGAAGTGGCTGGCGTTCATGGAGCGGCGGCTGCTGCTCGCGAAGGAGCTACTGAACCCGGACGACTCGGCGCTCATCGTGACGATCGACGAGAAGGAGTACCTGCGGCTCGGGCTACTGCTGGAACAAGTCTTTCCTGGCGCCAATATCTCGATGGTCTCGTCAATCGTAACCGCTGCGCGGACCCCACGTCGCGCGAGTGATCGGGGGAGTGCAAACTGCACCCATGGGACGACAGCGAAGCAGGGGCGAGCGCGGGGCGGAAGTGCGGGCGTGGCGGGCGAGCGGGGTGAGCGCTGCGAAGTATAG
- a CDS encoding transposase produces the protein MFFGKRRQTVKILTWDGTGAVLWYKRLDRGVFEIPRPEREGETSVIVSEVAFEALFAASLQALIASLQGTIAALESALTNHASENELLKRRLYGTKSERSGTSELQLTLGNLLADQAKLQAELDALTKQPTGTTGENGAPEPAPEPASPPPPPEEAESEKPRPKGRRDLSASKLPRVVVEIRDGGAEASGGRLIDWETSYQLMFQRACFKVLVKKVAKYEVSVHGAARVMVAPSPKPLFPRAMLHTSVLAWLAVQKFALGVPNYRLERHVSAMGESSIARPCAATSRALAARSARPSCTPCCATPSRRARSSRPTPRAPPSSRAPATGPKRACKKGHFFTIVADRDHVLFSYVERHTQDAVASLFKGFRGYLQSDASSVYDILDRGHGGADPPVLLVGCWAHTRRYFFEAAICKYPIGVAGLTRIRAIYVADNALAHMPPIDRTRERLTRVLPLVDEFFAWVRTTARATLGRTLATKALGYAENQEQELRRVFLDGRLPLDNTRSERALRTIVVGRKNWLFYGSDLHAHAAAALFQPRSLLPTPRPRSADLPRGGAQTPRDLAEGPVPRARPEELGGHPRAPRPGRARGPPRRRHRPAAARPHPGVIGGRPPLPLRDQLAASPPACRLALPSGSRSSDAARAMCTGYKTSRRASARLHSLTRR, from the coding sequence GTGTTCTTCGGCAAGCGTCGGCAGACTGTAAAAATACTGACGTGGGACGGCACGGGAGCGGTGCTCTGGTACAAGCGCCTGGACCGCGGGGTGTTCGAGATCCCCAGACCCGAGAGGGAGGGAGAGACGAGCGTGATCGTGAGCGAGGTCGCGTTCGAGGCCCTGTTCGCCGCGTCGCTTCAGGCGCTCATCGCGTCGCTGCAGGGGACGATCGCCGCGCTCGAGAGCGCGCTCACGAACCACGCGAGCGAGAACGAGCTACTCAAGCGGCGGCTGTACGGCACGAAGTCCGAACGAAGCGGCACCAGCGAGCTTCAGCTCACGCTCGGCAACTTGCTCGCGGATCAGGCGAAGCTCCAAGCGGAGCTCGACGCGCTCACGAAGCAACCTACGGGGACCACGGGAGAGAACGGCGCGCCGGAGCCGGCACCGGAGCCGGCTTCGCCCCCGCCTCCGCCCGAGGAGGCCGAGAGCGAGAAGCCGCGCCCGAAGGGGCGCCGCGATCTCTCCGCGTCCAAGCTCCCGCGGGTGGTGGTCGAGATCCGCGATGGCGGCGCCGAGGCGAGCGGCGGAAGGCTCATTGACTGGGAGACGAGCTATCAGCTGATGTTCCAGCGCGCCTGCTTCAAGGTCCTCGTGAAGAAGGTGGCGAAGTACGAAGTCTCCGTTCACGGCGCGGCGAGGGTGATGGTCGCGCCCTCGCCGAAGCCGCTGTTCCCGCGCGCCATGCTCCACACCTCGGTGCTCGCCTGGCTCGCCGTGCAGAAGTTCGCGCTCGGGGTCCCGAACTACCGCCTCGAGCGACACGTCTCGGCGATGGGCGAGTCCTCGATCGCTCGACCATGTGCCGCAACCTCGAGGGCCTTGGCAGCACGCTCGGCGCGACCATCGTGCACGCCATGCTGCGCGACGCCATCGAGACGTGCTCGGTCCTCTCGACCGACGCCACGGGCGCCGCCATCCAGCCGGGCGCCCGCGACGGGCCCCAAACGCGCCTGCAAGAAGGGCCACTTCTTCACCATCGTGGCCGATCGCGATCACGTGCTCTTCTCCTATGTCGAGCGCCACACGCAGGACGCCGTCGCCTCGCTCTTCAAGGGCTTCCGTGGCTATCTCCAGTCCGACGCCAGCAGCGTCTACGACATCCTCGACCGCGGACACGGCGGCGCAGATCCGCCGGTGCTCCTCGTCGGCTGCTGGGCCCACACCCGCCGCTACTTCTTCGAAGCTGCGATCTGCAAGTACCCCATCGGAGTCGCAGGCCTCACGCGGATCCGCGCGATCTACGTCGCCGACAACGCGCTCGCCCACATGCCGCCCATCGATCGGACGAGAGAGCGTCTCACGCGCGTCCTCCCGCTCGTCGACGAGTTCTTTGCCTGGGTGCGAACGACCGCGCGCGCGACCCTCGGCAGGACGCTCGCCACGAAGGCGCTCGGCTACGCCGAGAACCAGGAGCAGGAGCTCCGCCGCGTCTTCCTCGACGGCCGCCTCCCCCTCGACAACACACGCAGCGAGCGGGCCCTTCGCACCATCGTGGTCGGCCGCAAGAACTGGCTCTTCTATGGCAGCGATCTCCACGCCCACGCCGCCGCCGCGCTCTTTCAGCCTCGTAGCCTCCTGCCGACTCCACGACCTCGATCCGCAGATCTACCTCGAGGAGGTGCTCAGACTCCTCGCGACCTGGCCGAAGGACCGGTACCTCGAGCTCGCCCCGAAGAACTGGGGGGCCACCCGCGCGCGCCTCGACCCGGACGAGCTCGAGGCCCCCCTCGGCGACGTCACCGTCCCGCCGCCGCTCGCCCTCATCCCGGCGTGATCGGGGGACGACCTCCGCTCCCGCTTCGTGATCAGCTCGCCGCGAGCCCCCCCGCTTGCCGTCTTGCCCTGCCCAGTGGGTCGCGCTCCTCCG